A region from the Brachyspira hampsonii genome encodes:
- a CDS encoding MFS transporter, with amino-acid sequence MFNLLLTIIYLSFISLGLPDSILGSAWPTMYKELKVPISYAGIISMIISAGTIISSLQSDRLTKKFGTGKITAFSVAMTAVALFGFSITHSYLFLCIWAIPYGLGAGSVDASLNNYVALHYKSKHMSWLHCMWGIGATIGPYIMGYALINNNWNAGYRYISIIQIVLTAILFFSLSLWKKNDEQNKEKINTKTLNLIEIIKISGAKEIMICFFCYCAIESTTGLWASSYLNLYKNIDIKTAASFGSLFYIGITVGRAISGFITMKLNDNQMIILGELLIFIGIVLMIIPAVNIVSLIGFIIIGLGCAPIYPSIIHSTPYNFGAENSHAIIGVQMASAYIGTLAMPPLFGYIANHISISLLPIYLMIILILMYIMHRLMIKKTIKNKK; translated from the coding sequence ATGTTTAATCTTCTTCTTACTATTATATATTTATCTTTTATTAGTTTAGGACTTCCAGATTCTATTCTTGGATCAGCTTGGCCTACTATGTATAAAGAATTGAAAGTACCTATTTCTTATGCCGGTATAATTTCTATGATTATCTCGGCAGGAACTATTATTTCTAGTTTGCAAAGTGATAGGCTTACTAAAAAATTTGGTACAGGAAAAATAACTGCATTTAGTGTTGCAATGACCGCTGTAGCACTTTTTGGATTTTCTATTACTCATTCGTATTTATTTCTTTGCATTTGGGCTATACCTTATGGATTAGGTGCAGGAAGTGTAGATGCTTCTTTAAATAATTATGTAGCTCTTCATTACAAAAGCAAACATATGAGCTGGCTTCATTGTATGTGGGGGATAGGTGCCACAATAGGACCTTATATAATGGGATATGCACTCATTAATAATAATTGGAATGCAGGATACAGATACATATCAATAATACAGATTGTTCTAACCGCTATTTTATTTTTTAGTCTTTCCTTATGGAAGAAAAATGATGAACAAAATAAAGAAAAAATAAATACAAAAACTTTAAACTTAATAGAAATTATAAAAATATCCGGTGCTAAAGAAATTATGATATGCTTTTTTTGCTATTGTGCTATTGAGTCTACTACGGGACTATGGGCAAGCAGTTATTTAAATCTATATAAAAATATTGATATAAAAACTGCAGCTTCTTTCGGAAGTTTATTTTATATAGGAATAACTGTTGGAAGAGCAATATCCGGATTTATAACAATGAAATTAAATGATAATCAAATGATAATTTTAGGTGAATTATTAATTTTTATAGGAATAGTATTAATGATTATACCTGCAGTAAATATTGTATCTTTAATAGGATTTATAATCATAGGTTTAGGATGTGCTCCGATATATCCTTCTATAATACATTCAACTCCATATAATTTTGGGGCAGAAAATTCTCATGCTATAATAGGAGTGCAAATGGCTAGTGCCTATATAGGTACTCTTGCCATGCCTCCATTATTCGGATATATTGCCAATCATATATCAATATCATTGCTTCCTATATACTTGATGATAATTTTAATATTGATGTATATTATGCATAGATTAATGATAAAAAAAACAATAAAAAATAAAAAATAG
- a CDS encoding GNAT family N-acetyltransferase, producing MNNIILKDVKKEDIFIFKNKLQESFIFGAKKYFGENITDKIPEEKDIDESLNMNSVYSYHLVLDNEKVGGAIVEINNETNNNELHFFFLYPEHQNKKIGYLSWKAIENKYPKTKTWTCYTPYFEKRNINFYVNKCGFHIVAFYNQYNKLEGIDSGPEDFFKFEKVVN from the coding sequence ATGAACAACATTATTTTAAAAGATGTGAAAAAAGAAGATATTTTTATATTTAAAAATAAATTACAAGAATCATTCATATTTGGAGCTAAAAAATATTTTGGAGAAAATATTACAGATAAAATTCCTGAAGAAAAAGATATTGATGAATCTTTAAATATGAATAGTGTATATTCTTATCATTTAGTTCTTGATAATGAAAAAGTTGGCGGAGCAATAGTAGAAATAAATAATGAAACTAATAATAATGAACTTCATTTCTTTTTTCTTTATCCAGAGCATCAGAATAAAAAAATAGGATATTTATCTTGGAAGGCTATAGAAAATAAATATCCTAAAACAAAAACTTGGACATGTTATACTCCATATTTTGAGAAACGCAATATAAATTTTTATGTAAATAAATGCGGTTTTCATATAGTTGCTTTTTATAATCAATATAATAAACTTGAAGGAATAGATAGCGGTCCTGAAGATTTTTTTAAATTTGAAAAAGTTGTAAATTAA
- a CDS encoding DUF4954 family protein, with protein sequence MYIFKKQDKDFRNLTNEEINFLKSQGCSSQSWDKILIKNVDLSRIKDVQFYGRVKINSLNGNVRYHKKLKVLASINRAALINVYINGNVYINNVGRFIENYKIENGVIIENAGSIYMEGKSSFGNGVETSPIMEGDGRSVKIFNRLNSHIAYLVAIYRHEKLMREKINSMIDEYAKQKTRRFGKIKKHAKIINARLIRNSLIDPYTTVENADEISNTTVISTKECPSYIGTSVILKDSILLKGANITDSTVIKKAFIGEGVRLARQFSCEDSLLFANCEGEHGEMFSIFAGPYTVTHHKATLLIASHFSFFNAGSGTNQSNHMYKLGPYHHGFMERGCKTGSNSYILWPSHIGAFSTVIGAHYDNVDTSDFPFSYITEHGYHQTRLIPALNLFGVGLSRDENKWRDRDRRKGDKKDLIIFDVFSPYTVSKMIKSEAILEKIKKEKNNNGDFLTYKNMIIKISSLDKYSKRYSIAIDLYLHNKILSYIKDSKNIDEIVSNLEYDKNNVFEKWSDIGGLICAKDRVDNIIKNLENNKINDIKTLIEEFEKLYNIYSEDEKSWVMNIVKSRYNIESINKETIKKLLNEHKILLEEAYNIFYKDVEKEYDTAKMVSSGIDDKTVMEKDFEAVRGRVNDNTFVIKYKKDMKNKIESINNIINIL encoded by the coding sequence ATGTATATTTTCAAAAAACAGGACAAAGATTTTAGAAATCTCACAAATGAAGAAATAAACTTTCTTAAATCTCAGGGCTGTTCTTCTCAGTCTTGGGATAAAATACTCATCAAAAATGTAGATTTAAGCAGAATAAAGGATGTTCAGTTTTATGGCAGAGTAAAAATTAACTCTCTTAATGGAAATGTTAGATATCATAAAAAACTTAAAGTATTAGCTTCCATAAACAGAGCTGCTTTAATAAATGTATATATAAATGGAAATGTTTATATTAATAATGTAGGAAGATTTATAGAAAATTATAAAATAGAAAATGGCGTCATAATAGAAAATGCAGGTTCTATATATATGGAAGGAAAAAGCAGTTTTGGCAACGGAGTTGAAACCTCACCTATTATGGAAGGAGACGGAAGAAGCGTAAAAATATTTAATAGACTTAATTCTCATATAGCATATTTAGTTGCAATATACAGACATGAAAAATTAATGCGTGAAAAAATTAATAGTATGATAGATGAATATGCCAAACAAAAAACAAGAAGATTCGGGAAAATAAAAAAACATGCTAAAATAATAAATGCAAGACTTATAAGAAATTCTTTAATAGATCCCTATACCACTGTAGAAAATGCAGATGAAATCAGCAATACAACGGTAATCAGCACAAAAGAATGTCCTTCATATATAGGAACATCTGTTATATTAAAAGATTCTATCCTTCTTAAAGGTGCAAACATAACAGACAGTACGGTAATAAAAAAGGCTTTTATAGGTGAAGGAGTAAGACTCGCAAGACAATTCTCATGCGAGGATTCTCTTTTATTTGCTAACTGCGAGGGGGAGCATGGAGAAATGTTTTCTATATTTGCAGGTCCTTATACAGTTACTCATCATAAGGCTACTCTTTTAATAGCAAGTCATTTTTCATTTTTTAATGCAGGAAGCGGTACTAATCAAAGCAATCATATGTACAAATTAGGACCTTATCATCATGGTTTTATGGAAAGAGGATGCAAAACAGGAAGCAACTCTTATATTTTATGGCCTTCTCATATAGGGGCTTTCTCAACTGTTATAGGGGCACATTATGATAATGTTGATACTTCAGATTTTCCTTTTTCATATATAACTGAACATGGATATCATCAGACAAGACTTATACCTGCTTTAAATTTATTCGGTGTTGGGCTTTCAAGAGATGAAAATAAATGGAGAGACAGAGATAGAAGAAAAGGAGATAAAAAAGATTTAATAATATTTGATGTATTTAGTCCGTATACTGTATCTAAAATGATTAAGTCTGAAGCTATATTAGAAAAAATAAAAAAAGAAAAAAATAATAATGGAGATTTTTTAACATATAAGAACATGATTATAAAAATATCTTCTTTAGATAAATATTCAAAAAGATACTCCATAGCAATAGATTTATACTTGCATAACAAAATACTTTCATATATAAAAGACTCTAAAAATATAGATGAGATAGTATCAAATTTAGAATATGATAAAAATAATGTATTTGAGAAGTGGTCTGATATCGGAGGACTTATATGTGCTAAGGATAGAGTTGATAATATAATAAAAAATTTAGAAAATAACAAAATAAATGACATTAAAACATTAATTGAAGAGTTTGAAAAATTATACAATATATATTCTGAAGATGAAAAATCTTGGGTAATGAATATAGTTAAATCAAGATATAATATAGAAAGTATTAACAAAGAAACTATAAAAAAATTATTAAATGAGCATAAAATATTATTAGAAGAAGCGTATAATATATTTTATAAAGATGTTGAAAAAGAGTATGATACAGCAAAAATGGTAAGTTCCGGTATTGATGACAAAACTGTTATGGAAAAAGATTTTGAGGCGGTAAGGGGTAGAGTTAATGATAACACTTTTGTAATAAAATATAAAAAAGATATGAAAAATAAGATCGAATCTATTAACAATATTATTAATATATTGTAA
- a CDS encoding 50S ribosomal protein L11 methyltransferase translates to MLIYSLSIKTERGFEDIIEAVIESGKLNILGFNTEFPIKEENISIVNIYNENEDILKNNLNIIEENIKGIAEYTYNIEKLKSEEYLTSYMDFLKPFNVGDVTIVPNLKDFYNGECENPLYIAKQYAFGSGTHETTSLALEMIYEYANNNDIASKSIADIGCGSGILSLFAYKLGAKNITSIDIDNDAVHCTLDNADYNSIKLDNVILGNARDLINLNLKFDLVIANIETDILINILPDLKELLKPSSTLILSGILLEKESYMINAIRENKLNIVLRKRKNDWVSIILNQ, encoded by the coding sequence ATGTTAATATATTCATTATCTATAAAAACAGAAAGAGGATTTGAAGATATAATTGAAGCTGTTATAGAAAGCGGTAAATTAAATATATTGGGGTTTAATACAGAGTTCCCTATAAAAGAAGAAAATATTTCTATAGTTAATATATACAATGAAAATGAGGATATATTAAAAAATAATTTAAATATAATAGAAGAAAATATTAAAGGCATAGCAGAATACACTTATAATATAGAAAAATTAAAATCTGAAGAATATTTAACTTCATATATGGACTTTCTTAAACCTTTCAATGTAGGAGATGTTACTATAGTACCGAATTTAAAAGATTTTTATAATGGAGAATGTGAAAATCCGCTTTATATAGCAAAGCAGTATGCATTCGGTTCAGGAACTCATGAAACCACATCGCTTGCTCTTGAAATGATTTATGAATATGCAAATAATAACGATATAGCTTCAAAGAGTATTGCTGATATTGGATGCGGAAGCGGTATATTATCATTATTCGCTTATAAATTAGGAGCAAAAAATATTACCTCTATAGATATTGATAATGATGCTGTTCATTGTACTCTTGATAATGCTGATTACAACAGTATAAAACTTGATAATGTAATACTTGGAAATGCAAGAGATTTAATCAATTTGAATTTAAAATTCGATTTAGTAATAGCTAATATTGAAACTGATATTTTAATAAATATTCTGCCGGATTTAAAAGAATTATTAAAACCTAGTTCTACATTAATATTATCAGGAATTTTACTAGAAAAAGAATCCTATATGATTAATGCCATAAGAGAAAATAAACTAAATATAGTTTTAAGAAAAAGAAAAAATGATTGGGTATCAATAATACTTAATCAATAA
- a CDS encoding ParA family protein: MSKVIAIVNQKGGVGKTTTAVNLSASIAKMGHKTLLIDIDPQANACLGVGVTRDKMQKSVYDILIGQAEAKEVIMPTYQENLFLIPADSDLVGAQIELVNEIAREYKLKKAVETIKNDYEYIIIDCPPTLGILTLNALTAADSVLIPIQCEFYALDGVAELNNTIALVKENLNKELKIEGVLLTMYDARTKLASDVVKEVVNFFKEKTYKTMIPRNVRLSEAPSYGKAIGDYDKDCVGARSYKEFAKEFIEKSK, translated from the coding sequence ATGTCTAAAGTTATAGCTATAGTCAATCAAAAAGGCGGAGTTGGAAAGACAACTACAGCAGTCAATCTAAGTGCAAGTATAGCAAAAATGGGTCATAAAACACTTCTTATAGATATAGACCCTCAGGCAAATGCTTGTTTAGGGGTAGGCGTTACAAGAGATAAGATGCAAAAAAGTGTATATGACATATTAATAGGACAGGCTGAAGCAAAAGAAGTAATAATGCCTACATATCAGGAAAATTTATTTCTAATACCAGCCGACTCAGATTTGGTAGGTGCTCAAATAGAACTTGTAAATGAAATAGCTAGGGAATATAAATTAAAAAAGGCTGTAGAAACTATAAAAAATGACTATGAATATATTATTATAGACTGTCCCCCAACTTTGGGCATATTAACTCTTAATGCATTAACTGCCGCTGATTCTGTTCTTATACCTATACAATGTGAGTTTTATGCTTTAGACGGTGTTGCTGAACTTAATAATACAATAGCACTTGTAAAAGAAAATCTTAATAAAGAATTAAAAATAGAGGGAGTTCTTCTTACTATGTATGATGCCAGAACTAAATTAGCTTCAGATGTAGTTAAAGAGGTTGTCAATTTCTTTAAAGAAAAAACTTATAAAACTATGATACCTAGAAATGTAAGATTAAGCGAGGCTCCTTCTTACGGTAAAGCTATAGGAGATTATGATAAAGATTGTGTTGGGGCTAGAAGCTATAAGGAATTTGCCAAAGAGTTTATTGAGAAATCTAAATAA
- a CDS encoding MBOAT family O-acyltransferase, whose translation MLFSSMIFLWLFLPVVFILYYVIDKRFRNVLLLIASIIFYAWGGVSYTLIMFSSIIINYFFALLIDKAIEENDKSKKKIYLSLCVIVNLSILGYFKYTDFAISIINSISGKEVISLKNIVLPIGISFYTFQALSYVIDVYREHNKAQKNIINLALYISFFPQLIAGPIVKYHDIYTQITNRTESLENISYGIKRFIYGLSKKVILANMFALSCDEILKQSVSDLGTILVWLSAVLYTLQIYYDFSGYSDMAIGLGHMFGFKFLENFNYPYISKSVQEFWRRWHISLSTWFKEYLYIPLGGNRKGKYFTYLNLFIVFFATGLWHGASFNFILWGLWHGLFLVIERIFLGKLLEKNKLKFINHIYVILAFVLGWVLFRANDLSHALDLYKLMFSYKESIFTVRYFFYPQTQVCFIFGILFCGLFQSLFPKIKEAVFSSRVYILESIIQFILLFICIMYLVNGTYNPFIYFRF comes from the coding sequence ATGTTATTTAGCTCTATGATTTTTTTGTGGCTTTTTCTGCCTGTAGTTTTTATACTTTATTATGTAATCGATAAAAGATTTAGAAATGTGCTGCTTCTTATAGCGAGCATTATATTTTATGCTTGGGGTGGAGTTAGTTACACTCTTATAATGTTTTCTTCTATAATAATTAATTATTTTTTTGCATTGTTAATTGATAAGGCAATCGAAGAAAATGACAAATCTAAAAAGAAAATATATTTATCCTTATGTGTAATAGTTAATTTATCAATATTAGGTTATTTTAAATATACTGATTTTGCGATATCAATAATTAATTCTATATCAGGTAAAGAAGTAATTTCATTAAAAAACATAGTTCTTCCAATAGGTATATCATTTTACACTTTTCAGGCTTTGTCTTATGTTATAGATGTTTACAGAGAACATAATAAAGCACAGAAAAATATTATTAATTTAGCTTTGTATATATCTTTTTTTCCTCAGCTAATAGCAGGTCCTATAGTAAAATATCATGATATATATACTCAAATAACAAATAGAACGGAGAGTTTAGAAAATATCAGCTACGGAATAAAAAGGTTCATTTACGGACTATCAAAAAAAGTAATACTAGCCAATATGTTTGCTTTATCCTGCGATGAGATATTAAAACAATCTGTAAGTGATTTGGGTACTATTTTAGTATGGCTTTCTGCTGTTCTTTATACGCTTCAAATTTATTATGATTTTTCAGGTTATTCAGATATGGCTATTGGTTTGGGTCATATGTTCGGCTTTAAGTTTTTAGAGAATTTTAATTATCCCTACATATCAAAGTCAGTTCAGGAGTTTTGGAGGAGATGGCATATATCTTTATCAACTTGGTTTAAGGAGTATTTATATATACCATTAGGCGGAAACCGTAAAGGCAAATATTTTACTTATTTAAATCTATTTATTGTTTTTTTTGCTACAGGTTTATGGCATGGAGCTAGTTTTAATTTTATTCTTTGGGGCTTATGGCATGGTTTATTTTTAGTTATAGAGCGTATATTTTTAGGCAAGTTATTAGAGAAAAATAAATTAAAATTCATCAATCATATATATGTAATATTAGCATTCGTACTTGGTTGGGTATTGTTCAGAGCTAACGATTTAAGTCATGCATTAGATTTATATAAATTAATGTTTAGTTATAAAGAGAGTATTTTCACTGTTAGATATTTCTTTTATCCTCAAACCCAAGTATGTTTTATATTTGGTATACTATTTTGCGGTCTATTTCAGAGTTTGTTTCCAAAGATTAAAGAGGCTGTATTTTCAAGCAGAGTTTACATATTAGAAAGTATTATTCAGTTCATACTTCTGTTTATCTGCATTATGTATTTAGTTAATGGTACTTACAATCCATTTATTTATTTCAGATTTTAA
- a CDS encoding glutamate-5-semialdehyde dehydrogenase, protein MQLIDLVKNAKEATYQLQSLDTDIKNKALLEIAKKIEENKDKIFEANKKDLEYAQKLLDENKISKSMFNRLKLDENKLIDVVSGIRDVVKLEDPINKVLLETELDDNLLLKKISCPIGLIAVIFEARPDVISQISSLCIKSSNAVILKGGSEGENTNKAIFNIIEETLNNIKEFPKNSVNLVFTREDIKELLSMDKYIDLIIPRGGNSLVQYIKSNTNIPVLGHADGICHLYIDESANQEKALKICLDSKAQYPSACNAVETILINKNIASEYLPKLYKLFKENEIKMNSDEEVKKILNTQDIGEVKEWHLEYGDKEVSLKIVKDTEEAYNHINKYGSHHTDSIISENKDNIEKFMTYVDSANVYCNASTRFSDGFRYGFGAEVGISTNKTHARGPVGLEGLTIYKYKIFGSYQIVYDYVSHRASFKHKRIK, encoded by the coding sequence ATGCAATTAATAGATTTAGTAAAAAATGCTAAGGAAGCAACATATCAATTACAATCGCTTGATACTGATATAAAAAATAAAGCATTGCTTGAAATAGCAAAAAAAATAGAAGAAAATAAAGACAAAATATTCGAAGCTAATAAAAAAGATTTGGAATACGCTCAAAAACTTCTTGATGAAAATAAAATTTCTAAATCAATGTTTAACAGATTGAAACTAGATGAAAATAAATTAATAGATGTTGTATCTGGTATAAGAGATGTTGTTAAACTTGAAGACCCTATTAATAAAGTATTATTAGAAACAGAGCTTGATGACAATTTATTATTAAAAAAAATATCCTGCCCTATTGGTTTAATTGCTGTAATATTTGAGGCTCGTCCTGATGTTATATCACAAATATCTTCTTTATGCATCAAGTCTTCAAATGCCGTTATACTTAAAGGAGGAAGCGAGGGAGAAAATACCAATAAAGCAATATTTAATATAATAGAAGAAACTCTAAACAATATAAAAGAATTTCCAAAGAATTCTGTTAATTTAGTATTCACAAGGGAAGACATAAAAGAATTATTATCAATGGACAAATATATTGACCTTATAATACCAAGAGGCGGAAACAGTTTAGTACAGTATATAAAGTCAAATACCAATATTCCTGTATTAGGTCATGCTGACGGTATATGTCATTTATATATAGATGAATCTGCCAATCAGGAAAAGGCATTAAAAATATGTTTAGACTCAAAAGCACAGTATCCAAGTGCATGCAATGCTGTTGAAACTATACTCATAAATAAAAATATTGCTTCAGAATATTTGCCAAAACTTTATAAGCTGTTTAAAGAAAATGAAATAAAGATGAACTCAGATGAAGAAGTGAAAAAAATATTAAATACTCAAGATATAGGTGAAGTGAAAGAATGGCATTTAGAATACGGCGACAAAGAAGTATCATTAAAAATAGTAAAAGACACAGAAGAAGCATACAATCATATAAACAAATACGGCTCTCATCATACAGACTCAATCATATCTGAAAATAAAGACAATATAGAAAAATTTATGACTTATGTTGATTCTGCTAATGTGTACTGTAATGCTTCTACAAGATTTTCTGACGGATTTAGATACGGTTTCGGTGCGGAAGTTGGAATATCTACAAACAAAACGCATGCAAGAGGACCTGTAGGTTTAGAAGGTTTAACAATATATAAATATAAAATTTTCGGCAGCTATCAGATTGTATATGATTATGTGAGCCATAGAGCTAGTTTCAAGCATAAGAGAATAAAATAA
- a CDS encoding heavy metal translocating P-type ATPase: MLKNKERLLFLSEIFLGLVVLVLLYSLHKNIHGTIEYIIFFIPYLILGREVFKNAALDFIKGKFMRESFLMSIATVGAIILHELPEALAVLIFYRVGEYFEDMAVDKSKRTIAALMAIRPDSANIIRENGNVQKADISEVHVGDNIIINPFEKVPLDSVIYEGESWIDTKALTGESMPRSVKVNDEILAGTINGDNTIKAKVIRAYGESSIAKILKLVQDSQNRKANIEQFISKFAGVYTPIVVFGAIFLTVIPTLIYGREVFSNWFQRSLTLLVVSCPCAFMVGIPLTYFASIGRASKFGIMVKGGVFLDLLAKADKVIFDKTGTLTKGEFSIREIYNTGVYDNETLLKYAAYAETGSSHPIAVSIVEHYKNHHNGIINESLISNHKDISGKGALAVVDSKNILIGGVDLLKQNNIEISEIKENINVHIAVDYEHAGGFFIDDSIKDDTKEAIDLLNSMNIKTALISGDNVNRVEAFAKEMNIQSFKGGCLPEDKVNVLEEMMKDSKASIFVGDGINDAPSLARADIGIAMGGLGSDAAIENADVVIMDDKPSKVASVIKLAKKNYIVVWENILLALVIKFAAIILGALGLASMWLAIFADTGVTVIVVLNALRLLYPLGEKDDTLNIDTKSCNIKVTDCDCGCEH; encoded by the coding sequence ATGTTAAAGAATAAAGAAAGACTTTTATTTTTATCAGAAATTTTTTTAGGACTTGTAGTATTAGTATTACTATACAGCCTGCATAAAAATATACATGGTACTATAGAATATATTATTTTCTTTATACCGTATCTTATTTTGGGCAGAGAAGTTTTTAAAAATGCTGCTTTAGATTTCATTAAAGGTAAGTTCATGCGTGAAAGTTTCCTTATGAGCATTGCTACAGTAGGAGCCATAATACTTCATGAACTTCCTGAGGCTTTAGCTGTACTTATATTTTATAGAGTAGGCGAATATTTTGAGGATATGGCTGTTGATAAATCAAAAAGAACAATAGCGGCATTAATGGCTATAAGACCTGATAGTGCTAACATTATAAGAGAAAATGGAAATGTGCAAAAGGCTGATATATCAGAAGTTCATGTCGGAGATAATATAATAATAAATCCTTTTGAAAAAGTACCTCTTGACTCTGTTATATATGAGGGTGAAAGCTGGATTGATACTAAGGCATTAACAGGAGAGAGTATGCCTAGAAGTGTTAAAGTTAATGATGAAATTCTAGCCGGCACTATAAACGGAGATAACACTATCAAAGCAAAAGTTATAAGAGCCTACGGAGAATCATCTATTGCTAAAATTTTGAAGCTTGTTCAGGATTCTCAAAATAGAAAAGCAAATATTGAGCAGTTTATAAGCAAGTTTGCAGGTGTTTATACCCCTATAGTGGTATTTGGGGCAATTTTTCTTACAGTTATACCTACATTAATATACGGTAGAGAGGTTTTTTCTAATTGGTTTCAAAGATCTTTAACTTTGCTTGTAGTTTCATGTCCTTGTGCTTTTATGGTTGGTATTCCTCTAACATATTTTGCCTCTATAGGAAGGGCTTCTAAATTTGGAATAATGGTTAAAGGCGGGGTATTTTTAGATTTACTTGCTAAGGCTGATAAAGTGATTTTTGATAAAACAGGCACTCTCACTAAAGGTGAATTTTCAATAAGAGAAATATACAATACGGGTGTATACGATAATGAAACTCTTCTCAAATATGCTGCTTATGCTGAAACAGGTTCTTCTCATCCTATAGCGGTGTCAATAGTAGAGCATTATAAAAATCATCATAACGGTATTATAAATGAAAGTTTAATTTCAAATCATAAAGATATAAGCGGAAAAGGTGCTTTAGCTGTGGTTGATAGTAAAAATATATTGATAGGAGGAGTTGATTTATTAAAACAGAATAATATTGAAATATCAGAAATAAAAGAAAATATTAATGTTCATATTGCGGTAGACTATGAACATGCCGGCGGATTTTTTATCGATGACAGCATAAAAGATGATACTAAAGAAGCTATTGATTTATTAAATTCAATGAATATAAAAACTGCATTGATAAGCGGCGATAATGTTAATAGAGTAGAAGCATTTGCAAAAGAGATGAATATACAATCATTCAAAGGAGGATGTTTGCCTGAGGATAAAGTGAATGTATTAGAAGAAATGATGAAAGATTCTAAGGCTTCAATATTTGTAGGCGATGGTATAAATGATGCTCCTTCTCTTGCTCGTGCTGATATAGGTATTGCTATGGGAGGTCTTGGTTCTGATGCTGCTATAGAGAATGCTGATGTTGTTATTATGGACGATAAGCCTTCTAAAGTTGCTTCTGTTATAAAACTTGCAAAAAAGAATTATATTGTAGTTTGGGAGAATATACTTTTAGCATTAGTAATAAAATTTGCAGCTATTATATTAGGAGCTTTAGGACTTGCTAGTATGTGGCTTGCTATTTTTGCTGATACAGGCGTAACTGTAATAGTGGTATTAAATGCTTTAAGACTTCTTTATCCTTTAGGAGAAAAAGATGATACCTTGAATATAGATACTAAATCCTGCAATATAAAAGTTACTGATTGTGATTGCGGATGTGAGCATTAA
- a CDS encoding ArsR/SmtB family transcription factor, producing the protein MKKNIKKYTETSDEEYLNTDDDCEISTKDSNISSLIPKLPNDEEFSLLAGFFSVFSDSTRLKIISALSEKELCVHELSSLLDMKQPSISQHLKMLWQARVVKKRKVGLHVFYRLDDEHIEKIYTWGYEHVKE; encoded by the coding sequence ATGAAAAAGAATATAAAAAAATATACTGAAACTTCTGATGAGGAATATTTAAATACTGATGATGATTGCGAGATAAGTACAAAAGATTCAAATATATCATCATTAATACCAAAACTTCCGAATGATGAAGAGTTTTCGCTTTTGGCAGGATTTTTTTCTGTATTTTCTGATTCTACAAGATTAAAGATAATATCAGCATTAAGCGAGAAAGAATTATGCGTACATGAATTATCATCTTTACTCGACATGAAGCAGCCTTCTATATCGCAGCATTTAAAGATGCTTTGGCAGGCTAGGGTGGTAAAGAAAAGAAAGGTAGGACTTCATGTTTTTTACAGGCTTGATGATGAACATATAGAAAAAATTTATACTTGGGGGTATGAACATGTTAAAGAATAA